TGGCTGCCATACTCTATTTTTTAAAGGTAGATCATATGATTCTTTGACCATTCCTTTCTTCAACTTTTCCCAAGCTAAATGTGAAAGCATAATTGCAGCTTGCCCTTCATAGCTATTTTTATGACAAATACCTAAAAAGGCTGCAACTGCATCAAATAATCTACCACACCCCCCTACTAGAGGAGTGTTAAATTTATTTTCTAATTGCCACATTACTAGCTCTAATTCGGAATTATATCTTTTAAATATTTCTTTTGCTGTCTTTCTGCCTTTTTCTTTTAGAAAGTACACTAAATATGCAACTGCTATACGC
This window of the Deferribacterota bacterium genome carries:
- a CDS encoding carbamoyltransferase HypF produces the protein RIAVAYLVYFLKEKGRKTAKEIFKRYNSELELVMWQLENKFNTPLVGGCGRLFDAVAAFLGICHKNSYEGQAAIMLSHLAWEKLKKGMVKESYDLPLKNRVWQPAVLWEQLCSDYLGGVDPSIIAAKFHYTIGEAVVTAIVKACHKSGLKWVALSGGVWQNVFLSSYVSKKLRQKGLKVLQHRLVPPNDGGLCLGQALIAAERG